The nucleotide window CTATGCTAAAGGCTTATAAATACAGGATATATCCAACAAAAGAACAAGAAGAATATTTTGCTAAAGTGTTTGGTTGTGTAAGATTTATATATAACAAAATGCTATATGATAAAATAGAATACTATAAAAAAACAGGAAAAATGCTAAATAATACACCTGCACAATATAAAAAAGAATATTCTTTTCTAAAAGAAGTAGATAGTCTTGCACTTGC belongs to Anaerobranca californiensis DSM 14826 and includes:
- a CDS encoding helix-turn-helix domain-containing protein translates to MLKAYKYRIYPTKEQEEYFAKVFGCVRFIYNKMLYDKIEYYKKTGKMLNNTPAQYKKEYSFLKEVDSLALA